The Thalassotalea nanhaiensis genome has a window encoding:
- the ccoG gene encoding cytochrome c oxidase accessory protein CcoG codes for MVDNKKPAKVQTQTIPVKNIKVHRPKSGSVEQYKPRDQIYVRKVKGFFQNIRRKMNIFFLAMFAALPWLQYNGQQAILFDIGEQRFNIFGLTLWPQDLTLLAWICIIGAFLLFFVTTFLGRVWCGYLCPQTVWTFIFIWFEEKFEGAANKRKKLDSQKMNFDKFWRKALKHGCWLLFSLLTAITFIGYFTPMQQLTIDFFTFNASFLITLWILFFAFCTYGNAGWMREIMCLHMCPYARFQSAMFDQDTVTVSYDYGRGENRGPRGRKADPKELGLGDCIDCNLCVEVCPTGIDIRNGLQYECINCGACVDACDGVMERMKYKKGLIRYTTETVLKGKTVHILRPKLFMYAIVLTVMVGFFINDIATRVPLQLDIIRDRNALARENIDGFIENVYTLKILNKSQHQATYAIKVEGLGNYEWQGDKVVTVNAAEIHTIAISIAVDPYDLKNYMTDISFVIHQTEPADNDVVIKQSSVFFNKR; via the coding sequence ATGGTTGACAATAAAAAGCCTGCAAAAGTACAAACTCAAACAATTCCTGTTAAAAATATTAAGGTACATCGACCTAAATCGGGTAGTGTTGAGCAATATAAACCGCGTGATCAAATTTATGTTCGCAAAGTGAAAGGTTTCTTCCAAAATATTCGTCGTAAAATGAATATATTCTTTCTGGCGATGTTCGCAGCCCTTCCCTGGTTGCAATACAACGGCCAACAAGCCATTTTATTTGATATCGGTGAGCAAAGGTTTAACATTTTTGGTTTAACTCTTTGGCCACAAGATTTAACCCTGCTTGCATGGATTTGTATTATTGGCGCATTTTTGCTGTTTTTTGTCACCACCTTTCTCGGTAGAGTTTGGTGTGGCTATTTGTGCCCACAAACTGTTTGGACCTTCATTTTCATTTGGTTCGAAGAAAAGTTTGAAGGTGCTGCCAATAAGCGTAAAAAACTTGATTCTCAAAAGATGAACTTTGATAAGTTTTGGCGAAAAGCACTTAAACATGGCTGTTGGCTGCTGTTTTCGTTATTAACGGCAATTACCTTTATTGGTTATTTCACCCCAATGCAGCAACTCACCATAGATTTCTTTACTTTTAATGCGTCATTTTTGATTACCTTGTGGATTTTGTTTTTTGCTTTTTGTACCTATGGTAATGCTGGTTGGATGCGTGAAATCATGTGTTTGCATATGTGTCCATATGCACGTTTTCAATCTGCGATGTTTGATCAAGACACCGTAACCGTCTCGTATGATTACGGCCGAGGTGAAAATAGAGGACCAAGGGGGCGCAAAGCCGATCCTAAAGAGTTGGGGCTTGGCGACTGTATTGACTGTAACCTTTGTGTCGAAGTTTGTCCTACCGGCATTGATATACGCAATGGCTTACAATATGAGTGCATTAACTGTGGTGCCTGTGTCGATGCCTGTGATGGCGTAATGGAACGGATGAAGTATAAAAAAGGTCTTATCCGCTACACCACTGAAACGGTATTAAAAGGTAAAACCGTACATATCCTGCGACCTAAACTGTTTATGTATGCCATCGTATTAACGGTTATGGTGGGCTTTTTTATTAATGATATTGCCACTCGTGTACCGCTGCAATTAGATATTATCCGAGATAGAAATGCCCTCGCCCGGGAAAATATCGATGGCTTTATTGAAAATGTGTACACCTTGAAAATACTGAATAAATCACAACATCAAGCGACCTATGCAATTAAAGTTGAAGGTTTAGGCAACTATGAATGGCAGGGTGATAAAGTTGTTACTGTTAATGCCGCAGAAATACATACGATTGCCATCAGTATTGCAGTAGACCCCTATGACTTAAAAAATTATATGACTGATATTTCGTTTGTTATCCATCAAACGGAACCTGCTGATAATGATGTGGTCATTAAACAAAGCAGCGTGTTCTTTAATAAACGATGA
- the glmS gene encoding glutamine--fructose-6-phosphate transaminase (isomerizing), with amino-acid sequence MCGIVGAVAQRDVADILVEGLKRLEYRGYDSAGVAVIDDNSNLHRVRRLGKVQELASALADSPVNGGTGIAHTRWATHGVPSETNAHPHVSGTNIAVVHNGIIENHEQLKQQLTALGYVFVSETDTEVIAHLVHHELKTAQSLLQAVQSASKQFEGAYGTVIMDTNDKDRVVVARSGSPLVIGYGLGENFLASDMMALLPVTRRFSFLEEGDVAEITRFEVNIVDKDGNNVEREITEASVSHDAGDKGEYRHFMLKETYEQPTAIRNTLEGRFTDGKINSDAFGPNADDIFKDIEHVQIIACGTSYHSGMVARYWLEEHAGVSCNIEIASEFRYRKSFVPKNALIVTISQSGETADTLAALRLAKDLGYRASLSICNVPGSSLVRESDLAFMTKAGAEIGVASTKAFTTQLVGLMMMTIAIGQHKCMDDDAQKAIISSLMSLPNKLEEVLTLASSIEGLAEDFADKQHSLFLGRGDQYPIAMEGALKLKEISYIHAEAYAAGELKHGPLALIDADMPVIVVAPRNDLIEKLKSNVEEVRARGGLMYVFADVDAKFASDDTMKVINVPHCDDVIAPIVYTLPLQLLSYYVAIIKGTDVDQPRNLAKSVTVE; translated from the coding sequence ATGTGTGGAATAGTTGGTGCAGTAGCACAACGTGATGTAGCAGACATTTTAGTAGAAGGGTTAAAACGCCTGGAATATCGTGGTTACGACTCTGCCGGTGTTGCCGTTATTGATGATAATAGTAATTTACACCGTGTTCGTCGTTTGGGGAAAGTGCAAGAACTGGCAAGTGCATTAGCAGATTCTCCAGTAAATGGCGGAACGGGCATCGCTCATACACGCTGGGCTACTCATGGCGTTCCAAGCGAAACAAATGCTCATCCACATGTATCAGGCACTAATATTGCCGTTGTTCATAACGGTATTATTGAAAACCATGAACAATTAAAACAACAATTAACCGCACTAGGTTATGTATTTGTCTCTGAAACCGACACAGAAGTTATTGCTCATTTAGTTCACCACGAACTCAAAACAGCTCAGTCATTATTACAAGCAGTACAAAGTGCCAGTAAGCAATTTGAAGGCGCATACGGTACGGTAATTATGGATACTAATGACAAAGACCGTGTTGTTGTTGCACGCTCCGGTAGTCCATTGGTTATTGGTTACGGTTTAGGTGAAAACTTTTTAGCCTCAGATATGATGGCACTATTGCCAGTTACTCGTCGTTTCTCATTTTTAGAAGAAGGGGACGTGGCTGAAATCACTCGTTTTGAAGTAAACATCGTCGATAAAGACGGTAACAACGTTGAACGTGAAATAACTGAAGCATCGGTTAGCCATGACGCCGGCGACAAAGGTGAATATCGTCACTTTATGCTTAAAGAAACCTACGAACAACCAACGGCTATTCGAAATACGCTGGAAGGGCGCTTCACTGACGGAAAAATTAATAGCGACGCGTTTGGACCAAATGCTGATGACATCTTTAAAGACATCGAACATGTACAAATAATTGCTTGTGGTACCTCTTACCATTCAGGCATGGTTGCTCGTTACTGGTTAGAAGAGCATGCCGGCGTATCGTGTAATATTGAAATTGCCAGTGAATTTAGATACCGCAAATCATTCGTCCCTAAAAACGCGCTAATCGTTACAATTTCTCAATCGGGTGAAACCGCAGATACGTTAGCAGCATTACGTTTAGCTAAAGATCTTGGTTATCGTGCCAGCCTTAGTATTTGTAATGTGCCAGGTTCATCATTGGTACGTGAATCAGACTTGGCATTTATGACTAAAGCAGGCGCAGAAATTGGCGTTGCTTCAACAAAAGCATTTACTACCCAGTTAGTTGGATTAATGATGATGACAATCGCCATTGGTCAGCACAAATGCATGGATGATGATGCTCAAAAAGCCATTATTTCATCACTTATGAGCTTACCTAATAAGCTTGAAGAAGTACTGACTTTGGCCAGCAGTATTGAAGGTTTAGCTGAAGATTTTGCCGATAAACAGCACTCGTTATTTTTAGGTCGTGGCGATCAATATCCTATCGCAATGGAAGGTGCGCTAAAGCTTAAAGAAATTTCATACATTCACGCCGAAGCTTATGCCGCCGGTGAATTAAAGCATGGCCCGTTAGCTCTTATTGATGCCGATATGCCCGTTATTGTGGTAGCGCCACGCAACGATTTAATTGAAAAGTTAAAATCAAACGTTGAAGAAGTTCGCGCCCGTGGTGGTTTAATGTATGTGTTTGCCGATGTTGACGCAAAATTTGCCAGTGACGATACAATGAAAGTAATCAACGTGCCACATTGTGATGATGTAATTGCACCAATCGTTTACACCTTGCCGTTACAATTATTGTCGTACTACGTGGCAATTATTAAAGGTACTGATGTTGACCAACCGCGTAACTTAGCAAAATCAG
- a CDS encoding DeoR/GlpR family DNA-binding transcription regulator, whose product MSKRNTQQRRHNILNQLTEAGEVSVDQLAAQFETSEVTIRKDLSALEKSGLLLRRYGGAVPLPKEITSSEKVSNQKMAIAIEAAKHVRDHNRIIIDSGRTTAAIIPELKQKKGLVVMTNSLSIADSLNELENEPTLLMTGGTWDSSSEAFQGKVAELVLRSYDFDQLFIGADGIDIERGTTTFNELIGLSQVMSEVAREVIVVVESEKIGRRIPNLELPWQRINTLITDDGLSADLQHKIQAQGIQLICAKSN is encoded by the coding sequence ATGTCAAAACGAAATACCCAACAACGCCGTCATAATATTCTTAACCAGCTAACCGAAGCTGGCGAGGTAAGCGTTGATCAATTGGCAGCACAGTTTGAAACATCGGAAGTCACTATTCGCAAAGATCTCTCTGCGTTAGAAAAAAGTGGTTTGTTGTTACGCCGTTATGGCGGCGCAGTACCATTACCAAAAGAAATCACCTCATCTGAAAAAGTATCGAACCAAAAGATGGCTATTGCCATCGAAGCGGCAAAACATGTTCGAGATCATAATCGTATTATTATCGACAGTGGCAGAACTACAGCAGCAATTATTCCTGAGCTAAAACAAAAGAAAGGCCTGGTGGTAATGACCAACTCATTATCAATTGCTGACTCATTGAATGAATTAGAAAATGAGCCAACACTTTTGATGACCGGTGGTACATGGGATAGCAGCTCAGAGGCGTTTCAAGGCAAAGTAGCTGAATTGGTACTAAGATCATATGACTTTGATCAGTTATTCATTGGTGCCGATGGCATTGATATAGAACGTGGTACAACAACCTTCAATGAGCTGATCGGTCTTTCGCAAGTTATGAGTGAAGTCGCCCGAGAAGTGATTGTTGTGGTTGAATCAGAAAAAATAGGTCGCCGCATCCCAAATTTAGAGTTGCCATGGCAACGCATAAACACGCTGATCACCGATGATGGATTGTCAGCAGATTTACAACACAAAATTCAAGCACAAGGCATTCAGTTGATTTGTGCTAAAAGTAATTAA
- the hutG gene encoding N-formylglutamate deformylase → MSNTTYTLIQGKIPLLISMPHNGEEIPDDIKAKMTETGLSVQDTDWYMDKLYDFAIELGAYILMPKYSRYVIDLNRDPTGINLYPGSDTTELCPTTSFESKPLYLPEQLPDEAENERRVKLYWQPYHQAIASTLDSLQQQFGKAVMLEAHSIASVVPRFFDGQLPDFNFGTNNGVSCASELVDAVEAVDYSPYSQVTNGRFKGGYITRQYADLERNIHTLQLELSQRTYLNEDTLTYNEQEANLVKPKLALLVDAMAKFAVNK, encoded by the coding sequence ATGAGCAACACTACTTATACGTTAATTCAAGGTAAAATCCCGCTGTTAATAAGCATGCCGCATAATGGTGAAGAGATCCCAGATGATATCAAAGCGAAGATGACCGAAACCGGTTTGTCGGTGCAAGATACTGATTGGTACATGGATAAGTTGTATGATTTTGCTATTGAGCTTGGTGCCTATATCTTAATGCCTAAATATAGTCGCTATGTAATTGACTTAAACAGAGACCCTACGGGAATAAATCTCTATCCGGGTAGTGATACCACTGAGTTATGCCCAACCACAAGTTTTGAATCTAAACCGCTGTATTTACCAGAACAATTACCCGATGAAGCTGAAAATGAACGCCGGGTGAAGCTTTATTGGCAACCTTATCATCAAGCTATTGCATCAACGTTAGATAGCTTACAGCAACAGTTTGGCAAGGCGGTAATGCTTGAAGCACACTCAATTGCCTCTGTAGTGCCAAGGTTTTTTGACGGCCAACTGCCTGACTTCAACTTTGGCACGAATAACGGCGTAAGTTGTGCAAGTGAGTTAGTCGACGCTGTTGAAGCGGTTGATTACTCTCCTTATAGCCAAGTAACCAATGGCCGTTTTAAGGGCGGTTATATTACCCGTCAATATGCTGACTTGGAACGTAACATACATACCCTGCAGCTTGAGCTTTCACAGCGTACTTACTTAAATGAAGATACGTTAACGTACAACGAACAAGAGGCTAACTTAGTAAAACCTAAATTAGCGCTGCTTGTTGATGCAATGGCGAAGTTCGCTGTTAATAAATAA
- a CDS encoding formimidoylglutamate deiminase, translating into MMKLFAENILLASGWQQNKTLHIDNGVITNITDGQASDAEVAKGAVIPGMVNCHSHAFQRGFAGFSEQGSESNDSFWTWRKIMYQFLDNISTEQAEVIAKQLYIEMLKAGYTRVAEFHYLHHQKDGENHQPLAAMAKAIFNAANNTGIGLTMLPVMYRFSGFGPLAPNDGQKRFINSIEQFNQLVSDCFAMAKDSRNANVGIAPHSLRAVDKESLVAAVQHVRSLDDKAPIHIHISEQQKEVQDCVAHYGKRPVQWLLDNMDLDQHWCLIHATHIDQQEVAGIIKTQAIAGICPTTEANLGDGIFPTTEFMDQGGQVAIGSDSHISVSAIEEIRLLEYAQRLIKQQRAILATSDTRSVGQNLWQHTAKAGALSTSSNTGELEIGKQADLLVLDENKTRLFANQNKFVLDSMMFASQDNPIKDVMVNGCWCINNGEHAEQTSSADKFAQVLQDLGNNR; encoded by the coding sequence ATGATGAAACTATTTGCTGAAAATATTTTACTGGCCTCAGGATGGCAACAAAATAAAACCTTACACATCGATAACGGTGTAATCACCAACATTACCGATGGGCAAGCGAGTGATGCCGAGGTAGCAAAGGGGGCTGTTATCCCAGGTATGGTTAATTGTCACTCACACGCCTTTCAGCGTGGTTTTGCCGGCTTTTCTGAGCAAGGCAGCGAGAGCAACGACAGCTTTTGGACTTGGCGTAAAATTATGTATCAGTTTTTAGATAATATCTCTACTGAGCAAGCGGAAGTTATTGCCAAGCAGCTGTATATTGAAATGTTGAAAGCGGGTTATACCCGAGTGGCAGAGTTTCATTATTTGCATCATCAAAAAGATGGTGAAAATCATCAGCCACTTGCTGCAATGGCTAAGGCAATTTTTAATGCTGCAAACAATACTGGTATTGGTTTAACCATGCTGCCGGTTATGTATCGCTTCAGTGGTTTTGGACCGCTTGCACCCAATGATGGCCAAAAACGGTTCATTAATTCAATTGAACAGTTTAATCAATTAGTAAGCGACTGCTTTGCCATGGCCAAAGATAGTCGCAATGCCAATGTTGGTATTGCGCCGCATTCTTTACGTGCAGTTGATAAAGAGTCTTTAGTTGCGGCTGTACAGCATGTGCGCAGCCTTGATGACAAAGCGCCAATACATATTCACATTAGTGAGCAGCAAAAAGAAGTACAGGATTGTGTCGCTCATTATGGCAAGCGACCAGTGCAATGGTTGTTAGATAATATGGACCTGGATCAACACTGGTGTTTAATTCACGCCACTCATATTGATCAACAAGAAGTTGCTGGCATCATAAAAACGCAAGCGATTGCCGGTATTTGTCCAACCACTGAAGCTAACTTGGGCGATGGTATTTTTCCTACAACTGAGTTTATGGACCAAGGTGGGCAAGTTGCTATCGGCTCTGACAGTCATATCAGCGTATCTGCTATTGAAGAAATCCGACTGCTTGAATATGCACAACGGTTAATCAAGCAGCAACGCGCCATCTTAGCAACCAGTGACACTCGTTCTGTCGGGCAAAATTTATGGCAACATACTGCGAAAGCCGGAGCACTTAGCACCAGTAGTAATACTGGCGAGCTTGAGATAGGTAAACAAGCCGATTTATTAGTGCTGGACGAAAATAAGACGCGTTTATTTGCCAATCAAAATAAATTTGTTTTAGACAGTATGATGTTTGCCAGTCAAGATAATCCAATAAAGGATGTAATGGTAAATGGGTGTTGGTGTATCAATAATGGTGAACACGCAGAGCAAACATCGAGCGCCGATAAATTTGCTCAGGTGTTACAAGATTTAGGTAATAACCGCTAA